In Nostoc sphaeroides, the genomic window GATAGTTGGACAAGTATTAAATAATTTCAGCAATAAATCATCAAGTTTTTCAGCCTTCAGTTTCAACCAGTCTTCTTCATTGAAAGTAAATTTTTTGTAAAATACAGAAAATAGAACTATTTTAGCCCTAAGTGGGTTAGTATACTTCATAATATTTTGCCGTAAATCAAACTGATTATATTGATGTTTGATTTGACTGTTTGGAGATTTATCTAGAGGATTTGATGAGATTTGTTCAGAATTATAAAATATCTTTTCCTCTTTACGAGGTTGATTTAATAATATTCCTGTTGATTCTTCTTGATGAGGTTGATTTAATAATATTCCTGTTGATTCATCAGATGTTATATATAAATTCTGCATCTCATGAGAAATAACGCTGGCAATTAGGGCATATTCTTCTTGTTTATTAAGGGTTTTTACAACTTTAGATAAACTATAATTTAAGTTATTTATAGTTGGATTTAATCTGCATAATTCTTGAATCAATTCTTGTAATTTAAACCGTTCTAGCGTATCTTCATCATTCTCCCAAATATTTTTACAAGCCGAGTATATTAATTTTTTAACCCGTTTTGAGTTTTCATGCTGTTCTAAATTTTTAGTTACTGCATCGAGGCTAGATATAGTTTTCATCGGCAAATCTCCGGCACAGGTATCAGGTAGTAATAAATGATAGAACTAGCTCTTTCAACGTGACTCGTAAAATCTCTTTTTCTGCGATCGCTCTCTGTGTTAAGCTAATGTACTTTTAATTTGCATAACCAGCGCGGGCAAGATGCCCACCCCACAATAGTTTTACTTCCAGGTAATATGCAAGGTTATTTGTCCAACAGCTTATAAGTGGTTAGAAGTTATTTATTTAACCGCAGAGGCACAGCAGAAAGTCTGAGCCAGGGGGAAACCTCCGTTGGTGCTGAAAGGGCTGGTCTTATGTTATACCCTTTTTATCTAGCTTGTGTAGTCATGTCTAACCACTTTGCCCACGGTTGGCGCAACAGCCGAATCCTGATAGTCAGTTAAATTCCTTACACCTTACTGCTTCCTATCAAATACAACAGCGCCATCCGAACGGCGACACCACTGGTAACTTGCGATTGAATGAGACTAAATTCTGGGTCATCCATCAACTCAGAACTAATTTCGACACCACGGTTAACTGGGCCTGGATGCAAAACTTTGACGTTAGGTTTACAAAGTTGCAGTTTTGTGCTTGTAATGCCAAATAGCTGATGATATTCTCGCAAACTTGGCAGTAAATGAGCCGTCATGCGTTCCTTTTGTAGACGTAAAGTCATGACAAAATCAGCATTCTGCAAAGCTGGTTCTAGTTTCCAATGTAGAAAAAGTTGGGGAGTGGGGAGTGGGGACTTGTACTGAGCGACTTGTGCCGAGCGAAGCCGAGGTAAGCCGAAGTAGTGGGGAGTGGGGGATGAGGAGATAACAAAATCCTGATTTATGACTCCTGCCTCTTCTAAGATATACTCGGCAAATAATTTGGGTAAGAGGGTGGGTGGGGCTGCGAGATGCACTTCGGCACCACTGGCAATTAAACTCCAGATATTCGATCGCGCCACACGAGAATGAAGAATATCTCCAACAATGGCAATCTTTTTACCTTTTAAAAGTTCTAGTCGGGGACTGGCTGGATCAATTAGACTACAAATGGTAAATAAGTCTAGCAGTGCTTGGGAAGGATGCTCATGTTGTCCATCACCAGCATTGAGGACGCTAACTTTTACACCTAAACGATCCATTTCAGCCGCGATCGCATTCGGTACTCCTGCCTCTCGATGGCGGACTACCATAATATCAGTTCCCATTGCCAAATAGGTTTTCGCCGTGTCGAGAATTGTTTCTCCTTTAGTCATAGAAGATGTGGCTGCGGCAAAATTCAGCGTATCTGCACTTAAACGTTTCGCCGCGAGTTCAAAACTGCTACGAGTGCGGGTAGACGATTCAAAAAATAAATTCGCCACCACCTGTCCCTGCAAGGTTGGTACTTTCTTCGTCCGCCGTGATAGCACTTCCTGAAAACTGGCAGCAGTTTGCAAAACAGTATTATATTCAGCCGCCGTGAAGTCAGCTAGGGAAAGAATGTGATGACGATTCCAGGTAGTAGTAGGCATAGAATTTGGGGAGTGGGAAGAGACGCGATTAATCGCTTCTGTACAAGGGAGTGGGGAGATGTGGTTCGACTTCGCTCACCAACCGGGAGATGAGGGAGCAGGGGTAGAATAATGAACTCCTAAATCCTCACTCAGCACTCCTTAATCCTTTCAAGTTGGTAAATGGAAAACGTTTAAAGCTAGAGAAATTAGGCTGAGGAATGTTAAAAACCCAATTGTATCTAGCATTGTAGTCACTAACGGGCCACTAACTAAAGCAGGGTCAAGCTTCAGCCGTGTCAAACCCATTGGCAGTAAAGTACCGAGTGTAACAGCCACAATTGTATTAGTTGCCATTACCATTCCGGCAATTAAAGCTACCCATCGTTCTTGGGGTCGCGCCCAAATTAAGGAAAGCAGGAACATCGTTATGGCTAAAGCTACGGCTGTACCTAAACCAGCGAGAAGTTCCTTGCGGAGAATTTTCAAGGTATCTTTGGATGTTATTTCTCCCACCCCCAAGCCGCGAATTGTCACCGTTAATGATTGAATCCCAACAGTACCACCAGTGTTAGAAAAAATCGGCATGATGACTGCTAAAACTGGCACTGCGGCAATTACAGATTGAAAAGGCGCGATCGCACTAGCTGCACCAATATACATTGCCATGATGCCCAATAGCCAAGGCAAGCGGTTACGGATGGTGAGTAAGGGAGAGGACAAAGCTGCTTCATCACCACTCACACCCGCCAGCTTTTGGATATCTTCTGTGGCTTCCTCTTCCAAAATATCCATGACATCATCAATGGTGACAATGCCTACCAATCGGTCTTCTCGGTCAACTACGGGGATAGCGATTAAGTCGTAGCGCTGCATGATTCGCGCCACTTCTTCTTGAGGGGTTTCAGTTGTAACTTTGATGACGCGATCGCTAGCGATATCTTTGATGAAAACATCGGGAAAGGTAAACAATAACTGACGCAGTGAAACCACTCTCACCAGCGTCCGGTTGTCATCTGTGACGTAGGCGTAGTAAATCGTTTCCTTGTCTTCATCCTGACGGCGGATTTTGCTTAGGGCTTCACCTACAGTCAATCCTTGGCGCAACCGGACATATTCGGTTGTCATCACCCGCCCAGCCGTGCCTTCTGGATAGCCGAGAATCGTTGCTGTTGCTTGCCTTTCTTCTGGACTCAGTTCTTGTAGTAGCCGTTTGATGACTCCAGCAGGTAGTTCATCAAACAATTCTGCCCGTTCGTCGGGACTCATCGCTTCTACAAGTTGCACTACCTGGACATCATGCAGAGAATTAATTAGTTCTTCTTGCACCTCTGTGGGCAGATATTCAAATACATCAATTGCCTGAGCTTTATTGAGTAAACGAAATGCGATCGCCCGTTGTTTTTCAGGCAATTGTGTAATGTAGTCTCCCACATCCACAGGTTGCAAACGATTTAAATCCCATTTCAACTGGTTTAAATCGGTAGTATCAGTCAGCAAATCACGAATATCTTGTGTGAGCATGAGAAATATCTCCTAAGTCTCCCCCGCGCTGGGAGACTTCCTCGCCAGTTCAGAGGAGGTTGATACTGCCATCTGGTGGACTATTGCCCATAAAATTTCAACAATTCAATATCGATATCTAAATCAAGGCATCGCTAGTCATCATCCTAACCCGGAATAGCGCTCTCCGGGAGATACTGAATACTAGTATTCAGTTTTTGTTTGATTTGCCATTAATAGCTAAATTAATTACCCCGAAATTTAGGTAATTATCGTCTAGCTTAAAGTAGATTTTACTATTGCTATAAGCTATGTGTCTTCCCAATCAAGGAATTTTTTCGCAAACTTTATAGAGTTAAAATATTTACAACATCAATAAGCAGTTTTTGGTATCAAGCAACTTCATGCATAGTCACCTGGACGACGGAGAATTAGAAATGGGTTGGCAGGTTTCACTTCATAGTCGCAGTAAGGTGTTTGAGCTTTAGCGATCGCCCTTGAGAAAAACTTTGCGATCTACTGATTGTACCTTCGAGGTGAATTTTAAGCTGAATTTAGAGATCGACGCTATAACTGCCTAAAAGGCTTGATTTTTAAAGCAAGTTACGAACTTTGATTACAATTTCAGCATAATACCTACTGAAGAACCACAACTTTTCAAACACGGCGTTGCATAATAGAGGGATGAATCCAGCACAAGTACTATGCAATGTTTATACTGTAATTATCCTGATGTCAGGAAGAATGGTAAGCGACGAGGTAAACAAAATTACATTTGTGTAAACTGCGATCGCTACTACACTAAGACTAATTTGAAAAAGTTTTGAAATAAGAATACAATCAGCACCTTTTGCAGTCATCAAGAGTGATGCAATTCTACTATAAAAATAGTATTTGATTTTTGAAATATACGTAGGGTATGTTAGCCAAGGGTAATGCACCCCAGAAAAAGCTTGTGGTGTGTTACGGTTTACGCCTAACACAGCCTACAAATACTTAGATTTTTTCAGAAATCAAATATGATTCCTATATCAACAAAAATCATTCATTATGGCTGAAAAATATTTCAGTATAAAATAATTCGATAAACTGAATGAAGTTTGAACAAATATCATATTTTAGTTTGCGATCGCGGTCATTTTCTAATCCATGACTAAAAATTAGCTGTATCTCTGACTGTGTTAAAACCTTAGCGCGTCCATGCCGATTTATTTTCATTGCCAGACTGTAGACCCTGTAATCTACAGCCTACAATGTCTCGACATCTGATAAGCTACATCGATTAAGCGAGTTGATAAAGGTAATTTTTAGAGATTTTCTCGTGTCCGTTTTGCTTCTATTAGTTTTTCCAGTTCACCAATTTCATCTATGGTATAAAACTTCGGGTTAGGTTCAGCGTTAATTTTATCCATTAGAGCGTGAAAAGCTTCTGTATCGTTACGATTCTCTAATAAATAACGTTTTAACTCTATTTTGCTCATTGCTGCAAACTTAGGCTTGGTCATTCGTCGTATCTCCATTTACCATTAGGGTTAATTACAATACCTGTTTCATCTCCAGCCAAGATATAGATGTCTCCTGTTCGTTCATCTAATCTGACTATAAAGATAATTAAGTACCCAGAGGCGTATTAACAGGAGATAATAATAAGCTCACACCACCCTTAGCTGTTGTCCCATCAACCATTACAGAACTTATTCTGGCTTGGTTTAGGTAATTCACTTGACAGTCACAGGGTCAAATTTTGCAAGTTGTTCTGAACCAAACCATGAAAACATCTACCAAATTGCTAACTCGCCTGGACTATTACTATCAGCAAATCAAAACAATCATCCTGACTCGCCAGAATCCGATTACTGGTTTACTACCTGCGAGTACAGCGATTACAGCCCACGGCGATTATACAGATGCCTGGGTGCGAGACAATGTTTACAGCATTTTGGCAGTTTGGGGTTTAGGGCTTGCATATCGCAAGATTGACGACGACAAAGGACGCACCTATGAATTAGAACACAGTGTCATTAAACTAATGCGCGGGTTACTCTTTGCAATGATGCGACAGGCTCATAAAGTAGAGACATTTAAACATACTCAGTCGCTACTGGATGGACTGCACGCCAAATATAATACCGCAACCGGTGACATTGTTGTTGGTGATGATGAATGGGGACATTTGCAACTTGATGCCACATCTATATTTTTGCTGATATTGGCGCAAATGACCGCAGCAGGATTGCCAATAATTTATACAATTGATGAAGTGAATTTCGTCCAAAATTTAGTTTATTACATTGGACGAGCTTACCGCACACCAGATTACGGCATTTGGGAACGTGGTAATAAAATAAATCGTGGTAGTGCTGAGTTAAATGCCAGTTCTGTAGGCATGGCAAAAGCTGCTTTAGAAGCTATCAACGGACTGGATTTGTTTGGTGTGCGTGGTAGTCAAGCATCGGTAATTCATGTGCTACCAGATGAAATTGCCCGCGCCCGGATTACCTTAGAATCCTTATTACCAAGAGAATCTGGTTCCAAAGAAATTGATGCGGCGCTGTTAAGTATTATTAGTTATCCTGCCTTTGCAGTGGAAGATTTGGAGTTACGCGATCGCACCTTAAACGATATTATCAATAAACTCGCAGGTAAATACGGCTGCAAACGCTTTTTGCGTGATGGACACCAAACCGTTTTAGAAGATAATCAACGTTTACACTACGAACCGTGGGAACTCAAACAATTTGAGCATATTGAATGCGAATGGCCGTTATTTTTCACTTATTTAGTTCTAGATGGATTATTTTGTGGCGAACAAGAACAAGTTAAAAAATACCAAAGTCTTTTAGAATCATTATTTATAGAACAAGATGGTTTGCGTTTATTGCCAGAACTTTATTATGTTCCAGCAGAAAAGATAGAGGCAGAAAAGTTAGCACCTCAAACACAACCACGTTTGCCCAATGAAAATATTCCCTTAGTATGGGCACAGAGTTTATATTTTCTCAGTGAAATGTTGAGTGAAGGTTTAATAGCGGTTGGTGATATCGACCCTTTGGGAAGACATTTATGTGTGGGCAAACAGCGTGAGTCATTGGTACAAATTGCCTTGTTAGCAGAAGATGAAGATTTACAAACGAAATTAGAAGTTCACGGAATCGAAGCACAAACGCCTACTCAAGTAGAACCGATTCAAGTGAGAAAAGCTGAAGAATTTTCAGCTATTTATACCCAAATTGGACGTAACGATAAACTTGGTTTAACTGGGCGGCCTGTGCGGCGGCTGCGGAGTTTGACAACATCTAGAATCTTTCGGATTAGTGGCGAAACAATTGTATTCTTACCTTCATTTTCAGATTCTCAACAGTTTTACTTAACCCTTGATTACCATTTTCTACTAGATCAAATTAGAAGTGAACTAGCTTACATTCAAAAATATTGGAGCGATTTAGGTCGTCCTACCTTAACTTTGATGTTGACGCACACCATGTTACAAGCAGGTTCGGAAGCATTACTAGAACTAATGCAAGAACTAAAAGATGGTGTTTGTAACGGTGTGCGAGTTAAATTAGGGCGACTAAATCAGCTAATGCTAACAGCCGGAATCCAAAGAATTGATTTT contains:
- the mgtE gene encoding magnesium transporter, with amino-acid sequence MLTQDIRDLLTDTTDLNQLKWDLNRLQPVDVGDYITQLPEKQRAIAFRLLNKAQAIDVFEYLPTEVQEELINSLHDVQVVQLVEAMSPDERAELFDELPAGVIKRLLQELSPEERQATATILGYPEGTAGRVMTTEYVRLRQGLTVGEALSKIRRQDEDKETIYYAYVTDDNRTLVRVVSLRQLLFTFPDVFIKDIASDRVIKVTTETPQEEVARIMQRYDLIAIPVVDREDRLVGIVTIDDVMDILEEEATEDIQKLAGVSGDEAALSSPLLTIRNRLPWLLGIMAMYIGAASAIAPFQSVIAAVPVLAVIMPIFSNTGGTVGIQSLTVTIRGLGVGEITSKDTLKILRKELLAGLGTAVALAITMFLLSLIWARPQERWVALIAGMVMATNTIVAVTLGTLLPMGLTRLKLDPALVSGPLVTTMLDTIGFLTFLSLISLALNVFHLPT
- a CDS encoding DUF6888 family protein is translated as MIFIVRLDERTGDIYILAGDETGIVINPNGKWRYDE
- a CDS encoding DUF6887 family protein, which produces MTKPKFAAMSKIELKRYLLENRNDTEAFHALMDKINAEPNPKFYTIDEIGELEKLIEAKRTRENL
- a CDS encoding glycoside hydrolase family 15 protein, producing the protein MKTSTKLLTRLDYYYQQIKTIILTRQNPITGLLPASTAITAHGDYTDAWVRDNVYSILAVWGLGLAYRKIDDDKGRTYELEHSVIKLMRGLLFAMMRQAHKVETFKHTQSLLDGLHAKYNTATGDIVVGDDEWGHLQLDATSIFLLILAQMTAAGLPIIYTIDEVNFVQNLVYYIGRAYRTPDYGIWERGNKINRGSAELNASSVGMAKAALEAINGLDLFGVRGSQASVIHVLPDEIARARITLESLLPRESGSKEIDAALLSIISYPAFAVEDLELRDRTLNDIINKLAGKYGCKRFLRDGHQTVLEDNQRLHYEPWELKQFEHIECEWPLFFTYLVLDGLFCGEQEQVKKYQSLLESLFIEQDGLRLLPELYYVPAEKIEAEKLAPQTQPRLPNENIPLVWAQSLYFLSEMLSEGLIAVGDIDPLGRHLCVGKQRESLVQIALLAEDEDLQTKLEVHGIEAQTPTQVEPIQVRKAEEFSAIYTQIGRNDKLGLTGRPVRRLRSLTTSRIFRISGETIVFLPSFSDSQQFYLTLDYHFLLDQIRSELAYIQKYWSDLGRPTLTLMLTHTMLQAGSEALLELMQELKDGVCNGVRVKLGRLNQLMLTAGIQRIDFLPNAEFARSPVKNASPRCYYLAYHPDKNWRLGHTQEFQMEYETNFGLLLSYLRSSENIYEQIELLQTLTRLQGMQFDTGYGGPGYPVTVADLLDEVYTKAGDLGIWAVVRRAAGLRQMVDISLSDAVTSILVRGKQIAVGKAYSEASLISVPMSHDEIADKINHFCREDIRDRVLTQEILIYVGILIRSEPELFQGLLTLRVGYLILLITSELARELHVTQDEAYDRLMQLSPFEVKVRLRQVLTGYTGMSNLLRQQESLHVKQKESDIAWVVLPGIAEGIEVPPGGWRRFRQAEGATGRVPKEFFKQVWLLMQHCKGLVIGDKLERRNRLDSEIMLSEMTAGERNFALLVEHLLNKIEAPEYRQVNIEALIELAAIAANNPKLQIEEYIVLDVLIGHAVRLAWLENHSQRSDRYDEDKASAWRSFYNTSPRDCASYILKAFRFLTEFVKDF
- a CDS encoding aspartate carbamoyltransferase catalytic subunit, producing MPTTTWNRHHILSLADFTAAEYNTVLQTAASFQEVLSRRTKKVPTLQGQVVANLFFESSTRTRSSFELAAKRLSADTLNFAAATSSMTKGETILDTAKTYLAMGTDIMVVRHREAGVPNAIAAEMDRLGVKVSVLNAGDGQHEHPSQALLDLFTICSLIDPASPRLELLKGKKIAIVGDILHSRVARSNIWSLIASGAEVHLAAPPTLLPKLFAEYILEEAGVINQDFVISSSPTPHYFGLPRLRSAQVAQYKSPLPTPQLFLHWKLEPALQNADFVMTLRLQKERMTAHLLPSLREYHQLFGITSTKLQLCKPNVKVLHPGPVNRGVEISSELMDDPEFSLIQSQVTSGVAVRMALLYLIGSSKV